In Nocardioides faecalis, the following proteins share a genomic window:
- a CDS encoding vWA domain-containing protein, with amino-acid sequence MSTGPDAGPTSTRAPDEVLLGFTTALRAAGVAVTADRSRAYLEAVALVGLGDRAGTRAAGRATLCASPDDLAVHDRVFEAWFDPGLRAPTPSRRGAQHPPGLSVLPDTETGGAGDGEGDDDPVRAAASATEVLRHRDVATLDAAERLRLAALLGRLDVRLPVRPTRRRTPHRRGSLDASRTLRASLRRMGEPAALHRRRPGVRTRRVVLLVDVSGSMAPYADALLRLAHRMVTGVRGRGAAGGIEVFTVGTRLTRITDALRIRDPERALVAAGEAVPDWSGGTRLGETLQAFVERWGRRGLARGAVVVVLSDGWERGGTALLGEQVARLRRLAHRVVWVNPHRGKMGYAPLQGGIVAVLPHLDSFVAGHSLATFAELVEVIADA; translated from the coding sequence ATGAGCACCGGACCGGATGCCGGCCCGACGAGCACCCGCGCCCCGGACGAGGTGCTGCTCGGCTTCACCACCGCGCTGCGGGCCGCCGGCGTCGCCGTCACCGCCGACCGCTCCCGCGCCTACCTCGAGGCCGTCGCGCTGGTCGGGCTGGGCGACCGCGCCGGCACCCGCGCCGCGGGCCGGGCCACGCTGTGCGCCTCCCCGGACGACCTGGCCGTCCACGACCGGGTCTTCGAGGCCTGGTTCGACCCCGGCCTGCGCGCACCCACGCCGTCGCGCCGCGGCGCGCAGCACCCGCCGGGACTCTCGGTGCTGCCCGACACCGAAACCGGCGGTGCCGGCGACGGCGAGGGCGACGACGACCCGGTCCGGGCCGCGGCCAGCGCCACCGAGGTGCTGCGCCACCGCGACGTCGCCACGCTCGACGCCGCCGAGCGACTCCGGCTCGCCGCGCTGCTGGGTCGCCTGGACGTCCGGCTGCCGGTGCGGCCCACCCGGCGTCGTACGCCACACCGGCGCGGGAGCCTGGACGCCTCCCGCACGTTGCGGGCCAGCCTGCGCCGGATGGGGGAGCCCGCGGCGCTGCACCGTCGCCGCCCCGGGGTACGCACCCGCCGGGTGGTGCTGCTGGTGGACGTCTCGGGGTCGATGGCGCCGTACGCGGACGCCCTGCTGCGCCTGGCGCACCGGATGGTCACCGGCGTGCGGGGCCGCGGCGCCGCGGGCGGGATCGAGGTCTTCACCGTCGGCACCCGGCTCACCCGGATCACCGACGCCCTGCGCATCCGCGACCCCGAGCGGGCGCTGGTCGCGGCCGGTGAGGCGGTTCCCGACTGGTCCGGCGGCACCCGGCTGGGGGAGACCCTGCAGGCGTTCGTCGAGAGGTGGGGCCGCCGCGGCCTGGCGCGCGGCGCGGTCGTGGTGGTGCTCAGCGACGGCTGGGAGCGCGGCGGCACCGCGCTGCTCGGGGAGCAGGTCGCCCGGCTGCGCCGGCTGGCGCACCGCGTCGTGTGGGTCAACCCGCACCGCGGCAAGATGGGTTATGCGCCGCTCCAGGGCGGCATCGTCGCGGTGCTGCCGCACCTGGACTCCTTCGTGGCCGGGCACTCGCTGGCCACGTTCGCCGAGCTGGTGGAGGTGATCGCCGATGCGTGA
- a CDS encoding SRPBCC family protein, with the protein MDLTHAFQVPADLDETWTTFGDIAGLAECFPGAQVTSVDTDDDGAPTFEGTCKVKLGPIALVYAGAGRFVERDEKEYRFVVHAKGRDKRGNGTAGAKVTVTMKAVEPDESGEQTRVEVVTDLAITGKPAQFGRGVMQDVSDKLLSQFVARLEERMVAPAQPAEVGAGQGTGLETDQDGGPASVPTGAAAVDAPGEDQDAGPASAPPPDPDGGGPTSMGRPVGVGPSAGQPAGQSVGRAPTADDALDLGSAVLPVLVKSYGKRVALGLAVLLALGVVLRRRRNRRNRRHW; encoded by the coding sequence ATGGACCTCACCCACGCCTTCCAGGTGCCGGCCGACCTCGACGAGACCTGGACGACCTTCGGCGACATCGCCGGCCTCGCCGAGTGCTTCCCGGGCGCCCAGGTCACCTCCGTCGACACCGACGACGACGGCGCGCCCACCTTCGAGGGCACGTGCAAGGTCAAGCTCGGCCCGATCGCGCTGGTCTACGCCGGCGCGGGGCGCTTCGTGGAGCGCGACGAGAAGGAGTACCGGTTCGTGGTGCACGCCAAGGGCCGCGACAAGCGCGGCAACGGCACCGCCGGCGCGAAGGTCACCGTCACGATGAAGGCCGTGGAGCCCGACGAGTCGGGGGAGCAGACCCGGGTGGAGGTGGTCACCGACCTGGCCATCACCGGCAAGCCCGCGCAGTTCGGGCGCGGCGTGATGCAGGACGTCTCCGACAAGCTGCTCAGCCAGTTCGTCGCGCGGCTCGAGGAGCGGATGGTGGCCCCGGCCCAACCGGCCGAGGTCGGTGCCGGCCAGGGGACCGGTCTGGAGACCGACCAGGACGGTGGTCCGGCGTCGGTGCCCACCGGCGCCGCTGCGGTGGACGCTCCCGGTGAGGACCAGGACGCCGGGCCCGCGTCCGCCCCGCCGCCCGACCCCGACGGCGGCGGCCCCACCTCGATGGGCCGGCCGGTGGGCGTGGGCCCGTCGGCGGGCCAGCCGGCGGGCCAGTCGGTGGGGCGGGCTCCGACCGCCGACGACGCCCTCGACCTCGGCTCCGCGGTGCTGCCGGTGCTCGTGAAGAGCTACGGCAAGCGGGTCGCGCTCGGGCTGGCGGTGCTGCTCGCCCTCGGCGTGGTGCTGCGCCGCCGGCGCAACCGACGCAACCGGCGCCACTGGTAG
- a CDS encoding vWA domain-containing protein — translation MNGLGTRDVLVALRRIGIVLAFVAVLLRPGFGQADVATQAADIDVLVVVDRTRSMAALDAADRSPRITAAKADLTALAEEVPGARFGMLAFGAEARLVLPFSTDVNAFRAAVDTLYLEGPKDGVGSRADRPVPELTEVLERVAEQRPDRRRVVVYVGDGEDTGGAAGGEDHSFADVADLVAGGVVLGYGTEQGAPMPAAADLSDADGLVDDPETNQSAISRADPDNLREIAEELDVDYVDRGDAESAEDLDRVVADLSPSYDDSERGAAQGAEHDLTWVFGLVLGALLAGELVAAWRAVWRSRRAMEPRGGRG, via the coding sequence GTGAACGGCCTGGGGACCCGCGACGTGCTGGTGGCGCTGCGCCGGATCGGGATCGTGCTGGCGTTCGTGGCGGTGCTGCTGCGCCCCGGGTTCGGGCAGGCCGACGTGGCCACGCAGGCCGCCGACATCGACGTGCTGGTGGTGGTGGACCGGACCCGGTCCATGGCCGCCCTCGACGCCGCCGACCGCAGCCCGCGGATCACCGCCGCGAAGGCGGACCTGACCGCGCTCGCCGAGGAGGTGCCCGGCGCCCGCTTCGGCATGCTGGCCTTCGGCGCCGAGGCCCGCCTCGTGCTGCCCTTCTCCACCGACGTCAACGCCTTCCGCGCCGCGGTCGACACCCTCTACCTGGAGGGCCCCAAGGACGGGGTCGGCTCTCGCGCGGACCGTCCGGTGCCCGAGCTGACCGAGGTGCTGGAGCGGGTCGCCGAGCAGCGGCCCGACCGGCGCCGGGTGGTGGTCTACGTCGGCGACGGCGAGGACACGGGCGGTGCCGCCGGCGGCGAGGACCACTCCTTCGCCGACGTCGCCGACCTCGTCGCGGGCGGCGTGGTGCTGGGCTACGGCACCGAGCAGGGCGCCCCGATGCCCGCCGCCGCCGACCTGAGCGACGCCGACGGCCTCGTGGACGACCCGGAGACCAACCAGAGCGCCATCTCCCGGGCCGACCCCGACAACCTGCGCGAGATCGCCGAGGAGCTCGACGTCGACTACGTCGACCGCGGCGACGCCGAGAGCGCCGAGGACCTCGACCGCGTCGTGGCCGACCTCTCCCCGTCGTACGACGACAGCGAGCGTGGCGCCGCGCAGGGCGCGGAGCACGACCTGACCTGGGTGTTCGGCCTGGTGCTGGGCGCGCTGCTGGCAGGTGAGCTGGTGGCGGCGTGGCGCGCGGTGTGGCGTTCGCGGCGCGCCATGGAGCCGAGAGGAGGCCGCGGATGA
- a CDS encoding XdhC family protein, giving the protein MREVLESLLRWWEAGETVGMGTVVATFRSAPRPPGASMLVGPDASAVGSVSGGCVEGAVYDLAQEVVASGAPVLQRYGVSDDDAFAVGLTCGGILDVYVEKVDRTTFPELGEVAADVTAGRPVAVATVVEHPDPSYVGRRTVIRPEAVVPDEKHPETAETGASRQGLSLGSARIDDAVRDDALGLLASGHSGTLSYGPDGERRGEGMRVFVWAFAPKPRMLVFGAIDFAAAVARIGGFLGYRVSVCDARPVFATASRFPGADEVVVEWPHRYLAAEAQAGRIDSRTVITVLTHDPKFDVPLLEVALRLPEVGYVGAMGSRRTHEDRTERLREAGLGDAELARLSSPIGLDLGARTPEETAISIAAEIVASRWGGSGEPLAELDGRIHR; this is encoded by the coding sequence ATGCGTGAGGTGCTGGAGTCGCTGCTGCGGTGGTGGGAGGCCGGGGAGACGGTCGGGATGGGCACGGTGGTGGCCACGTTCCGCTCCGCGCCCCGTCCGCCCGGAGCCTCGATGCTCGTCGGCCCGGACGCCTCCGCCGTCGGCTCGGTCTCCGGCGGCTGCGTCGAGGGCGCCGTGTACGACCTCGCCCAGGAGGTGGTGGCCTCGGGCGCGCCGGTGCTGCAGCGCTACGGCGTCTCCGACGACGACGCCTTCGCGGTGGGGCTGACCTGCGGCGGCATCCTCGACGTGTACGTCGAGAAGGTGGACCGCACCACCTTCCCCGAGCTCGGCGAGGTCGCCGCGGACGTCACGGCGGGCCGGCCGGTCGCGGTGGCCACCGTCGTCGAGCACCCCGACCCGTCGTACGTCGGCCGCCGCACGGTGATCCGTCCCGAGGCGGTAGTCCCTGACGAAAAGCACCCGGAGACGGCGGAAACCGGTGCTTCTCGTCAGGGACTATCGCTCGGCAGCGCCCGGATCGACGACGCGGTGCGCGACGACGCGTTAGGGCTGCTCGCCTCCGGGCACAGCGGCACGCTGTCGTACGGCCCCGACGGGGAGCGGCGCGGCGAGGGGATGCGGGTGTTCGTGTGGGCGTTCGCGCCCAAGCCGCGGATGCTGGTCTTCGGTGCCATCGACTTCGCCGCCGCTGTCGCCCGGATCGGCGGGTTCCTGGGCTACCGGGTCAGCGTGTGCGACGCCCGACCCGTCTTCGCCACCGCGAGCCGCTTCCCGGGCGCCGACGAGGTCGTCGTGGAGTGGCCGCACCGCTACCTGGCCGCCGAGGCGCAGGCGGGGCGGATCGACTCGCGCACCGTGATCACCGTGCTCACCCACGACCCGAAGTTCGACGTGCCGCTGCTGGAGGTGGCCCTGCGGCTGCCCGAGGTCGGGTACGTCGGCGCGATGGGCTCGCGCCGTACGCACGAGGACCGCACCGAGCGGTTGCGGGAGGCGGGGCTGGGTGACGCCGAGCTGGCCCGGCTGTCCAGCCCGATCGGGCTCGACCTCGGCGCCCGCACCCCGGAGGAGACCGCGATCAGCATCGCCGCCGAGATCGTGGCGAGCCGGTGGGGCGGCTCCGGTGAGCCGCTCGCCGAGCTGGACGGACGCATCCACCGCTGA
- a CDS encoding transcriptional regulator: MTALELDQRRLATLAAWTTFVAGDPLTAPVRPEILDSWTRAGASVDPGVGHAPLADESETDSLWRGSPLQVAVARVEDELRRTAEDGDLVLAVTDPETRVLWTYGGRVMRRRAESVNFVAGGRWDDTSVGTNALDLANRLDRPAMVFSAEHYAPIVHNWVCWAAPLHDPVSGAQLGVIDLSTTWDRTHPIGLATARVLARLVEQALPRTDLYRDAARRGASDTEEADRPGLVLGLLGTAEACVDGRRLLLNRRQTEILALLALHPDGLSLDQLHAMLYGDHAVTFSTLKAEVSHLRQALSGQLASRPYRLLMPVATDVEDVLGLVRRGRVGAAVEAYGGDLLPGTESPALVEMGEYVAVALREALLADPQPDAVLGYVERAPYDTAVLEACLAQLARQGRDRHPAAPLLKARLAVAGG, from the coding sequence ATGACCGCGCTCGAGCTCGACCAGCGCCGGCTGGCCACGCTGGCGGCCTGGACCACGTTCGTGGCCGGTGACCCGCTCACCGCTCCGGTGCGACCGGAGATCCTGGACAGCTGGACGCGTGCGGGTGCCAGCGTCGATCCCGGTGTCGGTCACGCGCCCCTGGCCGATGAGTCGGAGACCGACAGCCTGTGGCGCGGCTCCCCGCTGCAGGTCGCTGTCGCCCGGGTCGAGGACGAGCTGCGCCGCACCGCCGAGGACGGCGACCTGGTGCTCGCCGTCACCGACCCCGAGACCCGGGTGCTGTGGACCTACGGCGGCCGGGTGATGCGCCGGCGTGCGGAGAGCGTCAACTTCGTCGCCGGGGGCCGCTGGGACGACACCTCGGTGGGCACTAACGCGCTCGACCTCGCCAACCGCCTGGACCGGCCCGCGATGGTCTTCAGTGCCGAGCACTACGCGCCGATCGTGCACAACTGGGTCTGCTGGGCCGCACCGCTGCACGACCCGGTCAGCGGCGCCCAGCTCGGCGTCATCGACCTGTCGACCACCTGGGACCGCACCCACCCCATCGGCCTGGCCACCGCCCGCGTCCTGGCCCGCCTCGTCGAGCAGGCGCTGCCGCGCACCGACCTGTACCGCGACGCGGCCCGACGCGGCGCGAGCGACACCGAGGAGGCCGACCGGCCCGGCCTGGTGCTCGGCCTGCTCGGCACCGCCGAAGCCTGCGTGGACGGTCGCCGGCTGCTGCTCAACCGGCGCCAGACCGAGATCCTCGCGCTGCTCGCGCTGCACCCCGACGGGCTCTCCCTCGATCAGCTCCACGCCATGCTCTACGGCGACCACGCGGTCACCTTCTCCACGCTCAAGGCCGAGGTCTCCCACCTGCGCCAGGCGCTGTCCGGTCAGCTCGCCTCCCGGCCCTACCGGCTGCTGATGCCGGTCGCCACCGACGTGGAGGACGTGCTCGGGCTGGTGCGCCGCGGCCGGGTCGGCGCCGCCGTCGAGGCGTACGGCGGCGACCTGCTGCCCGGCACCGAGAGCCCGGCGCTGGTCGAGATGGGGGAGTACGTCGCCGTGGCGCTGCGCGAGGCGCTGCTGGCCGACCCGCAGCCCGATGCGGTGCTGGGCTACGTCGAGCGGGCGCCGTACGACACCGCGGTGCTGGAGGCCTGCCTGGCCCAGCTCGCCCGCCAGGGGCGCGACCGGCACCCGGCGGCCCCGCTGCTCAAGGCCCGGCTGGCGGTCGCCGGCGGCTGA
- a CDS encoding (2Fe-2S)-binding protein has product MTRIRLTVDGHKVSDDVEPRTLLVHYLREQLGKTGTVVGCDTSSCGACTVHLDGTSVKSCNVLAVQADGSEVTTIEGLAADDGTLHPVQEAFRECHGLQCGFCTPGMIMQSVALLAENPSPSEEAIRLGLEGNLCRCTGYHNIVRAVQHAAGASAAATGEEVTA; this is encoded by the coding sequence ATGACCCGGATCCGCCTCACCGTCGACGGCCACAAGGTGAGCGACGACGTCGAGCCCCGCACCCTGCTCGTGCACTACCTGCGCGAGCAGCTCGGCAAGACCGGCACGGTCGTCGGGTGCGACACCTCCAGCTGCGGCGCCTGCACCGTGCACCTCGACGGCACCAGCGTGAAGTCGTGCAACGTGCTCGCCGTGCAGGCCGACGGCAGCGAGGTCACCACGATCGAGGGCCTCGCCGCCGACGACGGCACGCTGCACCCGGTGCAGGAGGCCTTCCGGGAGTGCCACGGCCTGCAGTGCGGGTTCTGCACGCCCGGGATGATCATGCAGTCGGTCGCCCTGCTCGCCGAGAACCCCAGCCCGTCGGAGGAGGCCATCCGGCTCGGCCTGGAGGGCAACCTGTGCCGCTGCACCGGCTACCACAACATCGTGCGGGCGGTGCAGCACGCGGCAGGAGCCTCGGCGGCCGCGACCGGCGAGGAGGTGACGGCATGA
- a CDS encoding xanthine dehydrogenase family protein molybdopterin-binding subunit, with amino-acid sequence MTATKEPTTAGGDAEIGRERRRKEDQRLITGRTRWTDNITLPGMLHLAMVRSPFAHARILGIDTSAAKESTNVVAVLTGADLGETQGACINAWPVTTDQLTPPHVPMPSDRVAFAGETVAVVVARSAAEARDAAELVEVDYEELPAALDLKEAAAAHESGGALTHPDLGANVSAVWRFDSAEAGTGGDVEAAIAQARTDGIVIEREYRQQRLIPAFMEPRSTVVDPTGEQITVWSATQVPHILRFAMAASTGVPESKIRVIAPDVGGGFGGKLQQTPEEMITFAVARRLGKPVKYTETRSESLVAAHHGRDQWQRLTLAATKDGTVTGLKVDLLTDLGAYVAIVGGGVPVLGAFMFNAIYKFPAYQFQTTNVLTNKAWTDAYRGAGRPEATFAIERLMTELAAVVGVDPLEIREKNWIKHEEFPFTTVAGLEYDSGNYEAATAKAKEMFGYDELRREQAERRARGDRVQLGIGVSTFTEMCGLAPSRVLGSLNYGAGGWEHAEVRMLPTGKVEVVTGTSAHGQGHETAFSQIVADRLGVPFEDIEVLHGDTQVSHKGLDTYGSRSLVVGGEAIVRAADKVIEKARAIAAHLLEAAEDDLEFTQGRFTVRGTDSGMAITELATAAFAAHDLPDGVEATIDAEATFDPVNFNYPHGTHLCATEVDTETGQVTLRKYVCVDDIGVVINPLIVAGQVHGGLVQGIAQALWEEAVYDDQGTLVSGSFVDYLLPTAADTISFEIDHTTSPSTTNSLGTKGVGEAGTIASTPAVVNAVVDAVRHLGVDDIQMPCTPERVWRAVQGAGAGGETTGAAAPHFDPGAAGNAAQPGTGTEGAAS; translated from the coding sequence ATGACCGCCACCAAGGAGCCGACCACCGCGGGCGGCGACGCCGAGATCGGCCGGGAGCGGCGCCGCAAGGAGGACCAGCGGCTGATCACCGGACGCACCCGGTGGACCGACAACATCACCCTGCCCGGGATGCTGCACCTGGCGATGGTGCGCAGCCCGTTCGCGCACGCCCGGATCCTCGGCATCGACACCAGCGCCGCCAAGGAGTCCACCAACGTGGTCGCGGTGCTCACCGGCGCCGACCTCGGGGAGACCCAGGGCGCCTGCATCAACGCCTGGCCGGTCACCACCGACCAGCTCACCCCACCGCACGTGCCCATGCCCAGCGACCGGGTGGCCTTCGCCGGCGAGACCGTCGCGGTCGTGGTGGCCCGCAGCGCCGCCGAGGCGCGCGACGCCGCCGAGCTGGTCGAGGTCGACTACGAGGAGCTGCCCGCCGCGCTGGACCTGAAGGAGGCCGCCGCGGCGCACGAGTCCGGCGGCGCGCTGACCCATCCCGACCTGGGCGCCAACGTGAGCGCGGTGTGGCGCTTCGACTCCGCCGAGGCCGGCACCGGCGGCGACGTCGAGGCGGCCATCGCGCAGGCGCGCACCGACGGCATCGTCATCGAGCGCGAGTACCGCCAGCAACGGTTGATCCCGGCCTTCATGGAGCCGCGCAGCACCGTGGTCGACCCGACCGGGGAGCAGATCACCGTGTGGTCGGCCACCCAGGTGCCGCACATCCTGCGGTTCGCGATGGCGGCGAGCACCGGGGTGCCGGAGTCGAAGATCCGGGTGATCGCACCCGACGTGGGCGGCGGCTTCGGCGGCAAGCTGCAGCAGACGCCGGAGGAGATGATCACCTTCGCGGTGGCCCGGCGCCTGGGCAAGCCGGTGAAGTACACCGAGACCCGCAGCGAGTCGCTGGTGGCCGCCCACCACGGACGCGACCAGTGGCAGCGGCTCACCCTGGCCGCCACCAAGGACGGCACGGTCACCGGGCTGAAGGTCGACCTGCTCACCGACCTCGGTGCCTACGTCGCCATCGTCGGCGGCGGGGTGCCGGTGCTGGGGGCGTTCATGTTCAACGCCATCTACAAGTTCCCCGCCTACCAGTTCCAGACCACCAACGTGCTCACCAACAAGGCCTGGACCGACGCCTACCGCGGCGCGGGCCGGCCGGAGGCGACGTTCGCGATCGAGCGGCTGATGACCGAGCTGGCCGCCGTGGTCGGCGTCGACCCGCTGGAGATCCGGGAGAAGAACTGGATCAAGCACGAGGAGTTCCCGTTCACCACGGTCGCGGGGCTGGAGTACGACAGCGGCAACTACGAGGCCGCCACCGCGAAGGCCAAGGAGATGTTCGGCTACGACGAGCTGCGCCGCGAGCAGGCCGAGCGTCGGGCCCGCGGGGACCGGGTGCAGCTCGGGATCGGCGTGTCCACCTTCACCGAGATGTGCGGCCTGGCGCCCTCGCGGGTGCTCGGCTCGCTGAACTACGGCGCCGGCGGCTGGGAGCACGCCGAGGTCCGGATGCTGCCCACCGGCAAGGTCGAGGTGGTCACCGGCACCTCCGCCCACGGCCAGGGTCACGAGACGGCGTTCAGCCAGATCGTCGCCGACCGCCTCGGGGTGCCCTTCGAGGACATCGAGGTGCTGCACGGCGACACCCAGGTCTCGCACAAAGGCCTGGACACCTACGGCTCGCGCAGCCTCGTCGTCGGCGGCGAGGCCATCGTCCGCGCCGCGGACAAGGTGATCGAGAAGGCCCGCGCGATCGCCGCGCACCTGCTCGAGGCGGCCGAGGACGACCTCGAGTTCACCCAGGGCAGGTTCACCGTGCGCGGCACGGACTCCGGCATGGCGATCACCGAGCTCGCCACCGCCGCGTTCGCCGCGCACGACCTGCCCGACGGGGTGGAGGCCACCATCGACGCCGAGGCCACCTTCGACCCGGTGAACTTCAACTACCCGCACGGCACCCACCTGTGCGCGACCGAGGTGGACACCGAGACCGGCCAGGTCACGCTGCGCAAGTACGTCTGCGTCGACGACATCGGGGTGGTGATCAACCCGCTCATCGTCGCCGGGCAGGTGCACGGCGGACTGGTGCAGGGCATCGCCCAGGCGCTGTGGGAGGAGGCGGTGTACGACGACCAGGGCACCCTGGTCAGCGGCTCCTTCGTGGACTACCTGCTGCCCACCGCGGCCGACACGATCAGCTTCGAGATCGACCACACCACCTCGCCGTCCACGACGAACTCGCTCGGCACCAAGGGCGTCGGCGAGGCCGGCACCATCGCCTCCACCCCCGCCGTGGTCAACGCCGTCGTCGACGCGGTGCGCCACCTCGGGGTCGACGACATCCAGATGCCGTGCACGCCCGAGCGGGTGTGGCGCGCGGTGCAGGGCGCCGGCGCCGGCGGCGAGACCACGGGGGCCGCGGCCCCGCACTTCGACCCGGGGGCGGCGGGCAACGCCGCGCAACCCGGCACCGGCACGGAAGGAGCGGCCTCGTGA
- a CDS encoding FAD binding domain-containing protein has protein sequence MIPAAFEYLAPTSVEEALAALAEHGDEAKIIAGGQSLLPVLRMRLNAPEWVIDLGRIESLRGVRDGGDHLVIGAMTTHHDVGNDPLVHEHALVVSKAITHLADAQVRHRGTFGGALSHADPAGDLGAPALALDATFVVQGPGGTRQVPATDFFVDLFETAISEDEILVEVHVPKHTGWGASYEKFVRISHQWSIVAAAATVRTEGGTIAEARIGLTNMGSTPLRARAVEEALVGRPVTEEAVAEASAMATEGTSPPSDLNGDADYRRHLAQVLTRRAVLAAAG, from the coding sequence GTGATCCCCGCAGCGTTCGAGTACCTCGCCCCCACCTCGGTCGAGGAGGCCCTCGCCGCGCTCGCCGAGCACGGCGACGAAGCCAAGATCATCGCCGGGGGCCAGAGCCTGCTGCCGGTGCTGCGGATGCGGCTCAACGCCCCGGAGTGGGTGATCGACCTGGGCCGCATCGAGAGCCTGCGCGGGGTCCGCGACGGCGGCGACCACCTCGTCATCGGCGCCATGACCACCCACCACGACGTCGGCAACGACCCGCTGGTGCACGAGCACGCGCTGGTCGTGTCCAAGGCGATCACGCACCTGGCCGACGCCCAGGTCCGGCACCGGGGCACGTTCGGTGGCGCGCTCTCGCACGCCGACCCGGCCGGCGACCTCGGCGCCCCGGCGCTGGCGCTGGACGCCACGTTCGTGGTGCAGGGCCCGGGCGGCACCCGCCAGGTGCCGGCCACCGACTTCTTCGTCGACCTGTTCGAGACCGCGATCTCCGAGGACGAGATCCTGGTCGAGGTGCACGTGCCGAAGCACACCGGCTGGGGGGCGTCGTACGAGAAGTTCGTGCGGATCTCCCACCAGTGGTCGATCGTGGCGGCCGCCGCGACCGTGCGCACCGAGGGCGGCACCATCGCCGAGGCCAGGATCGGGCTGACCAACATGGGCTCCACCCCGCTGCGCGCCCGCGCCGTCGAGGAGGCGCTGGTCGGCAGGCCGGTGACCGAGGAGGCCGTCGCGGAGGCCTCCGCGATGGCGACCGAGGGCACCAGCCCTCCGAGCGACCTCAACGGGGACGCCGACTACCGGCGCCACCTGGCCCAGGTGCTCACCCGTCGCGCCGTCCTCGCCGCGGCCGGCTGA
- a CDS encoding VWA domain-containing protein produces MGLSTLSTSGLSTLGALAAGVPGAPHPMVGDDTGLRWPWLVLALAVVVLVLLVLSALWPGRTPSSAAYVAHAARLQALPRYRALLRRRVVIGACASLAALVAVSGAIVLAGRVQERQATSVDDRSRDIMLCLDASGSMAEVDAAVLREFRTIVDGLQGERVGLTIWSGVAINIFPLTDDYDFVVERLTEAEAAFGAGGIYSDEYALYTAGTVVDWGVQSQLGDGLASCVQRFDRREEERSRAIVLASDNEPIGEGIYDVTSAAGLAVERDVVVHGIAAPATAERPSALRQFEEAVRSTSGTFSLLGEDGSAAAVVEAIGQLEATPIDRPPLVQVRDRPELGITLAGIGIGGLLLVWLVEGVLALRARRPGGQR; encoded by the coding sequence ATGGGGCTGAGCACATTGAGCACATCGGGGCTGAGCACGCTGGGCGCCCTCGCCGCGGGTGTGCCGGGCGCCCCGCACCCGATGGTCGGCGACGACACCGGGCTGCGCTGGCCCTGGCTGGTGCTGGCGCTGGCGGTGGTCGTGCTCGTGCTGCTGGTGCTCAGCGCGCTGTGGCCGGGCCGCACCCCGTCCTCGGCGGCGTACGTCGCCCACGCCGCCCGGCTGCAGGCCCTGCCCCGCTACCGCGCGCTGCTGCGGCGCCGCGTCGTGATCGGGGCCTGCGCCAGCCTCGCAGCCCTCGTCGCCGTCTCCGGCGCGATCGTGCTCGCCGGGCGGGTGCAGGAGCGGCAGGCCACGAGCGTCGACGACCGCAGCCGCGACATCATGCTGTGCCTGGACGCCTCCGGCTCGATGGCGGAGGTGGACGCCGCCGTGCTCCGCGAGTTCCGCACCATCGTCGACGGCCTGCAGGGCGAGCGGGTGGGGCTGACCATCTGGAGCGGTGTGGCGATCAACATCTTCCCGCTCACCGACGACTACGACTTCGTCGTGGAGCGGCTCACCGAGGCCGAGGCCGCGTTCGGCGCCGGCGGCATCTACAGCGACGAGTATGCGCTCTACACCGCCGGCACCGTCGTCGACTGGGGCGTGCAGTCCCAGCTCGGCGACGGCCTGGCGTCCTGCGTGCAGCGCTTCGACCGCCGTGAGGAGGAGCGCAGCCGGGCGATCGTGCTGGCCTCCGACAACGAGCCGATCGGCGAGGGCATCTACGACGTCACGTCGGCCGCCGGCCTCGCGGTGGAGCGCGACGTGGTGGTGCACGGCATCGCGGCTCCCGCGACGGCGGAGCGGCCGAGTGCGCTGCGCCAGTTCGAGGAGGCGGTGCGCAGCACCAGCGGCACCTTCTCGCTGCTCGGCGAGGACGGCTCCGCGGCCGCGGTGGTCGAGGCCATCGGCCAGCTCGAGGCGACGCCGATCGACCGGCCGCCGCTGGTGCAGGTGCGCGACCGGCCCGAGCTCGGCATCACGCTGGCCGGGATCGGGATCGGCGGCCTGCTCCTGGTGTGGCTGGTCGAAGGCGTGCTCGCCCTCCGTGCGCGCCGTCCGGGAGGTCAGCGGTGA